A window from Ignavibacteriota bacterium encodes these proteins:
- the rpmB gene encoding 50S ribosomal protein L28 — MSRRCELTGVEPIGGSRISHAHNKTKRRFLPNLQKKRIWVKELNRFVTVKVSSKALKTLAKNGTSELAKMVQEKKIKVS; from the coding sequence ATGTCAAGAAGATGTGAATTAACTGGCGTAGAACCAATTGGCGGAAGCAGAATTTCTCACGCTCATAACAAAACAAAAAGAAGATTTTTACCAAATTTGCAGAAAAAAAGAATTTGGGTAAAAGAATTGAATAGATTTGTAACTGTTAAAGTTAGTTCCAAAGCATTGAAAACTTTGGCAAAAAATGGAACTTCAGAATTAGCTAAAATGGTTCAAGAAAAGAAAATTAAAGTTTCCTAA